The following are from one region of the Chloroflexota bacterium genome:
- a CDS encoding ABC transporter permease, protein MSAPTRRPISHDLRMVAGRVWAIAALPFVSILLALVVGAVIILVSEIIVPKQTFDLAKPLVAYQALAVGAFGSFDAVVDTLVQAAPLILGGLSVAIGFKAGLFNIGAQGQFLMGALGTVAAGVAVADAPPIVAIPIAVLAGILAGALTGFIPGILKALSGAHEVVTTIMLNYIAADVLAALVSGPLKVPNSPSPVTYDVGNAAFPIILGRDGHLGIVLAILAIFLIWWLLYRTTRGFEIRAVGANPDAARYAGMRPRIIVVATMTMCGALAGLAGGSVILGVTHQMTSSFGTTVGFDSIAVALLARSDPFGIFFAALLFGAMRSGAGLMQIEAGIPVELVDVLQATILLFLVASPVLRRLFRLRGVRSGLGSSDTIARTYGGEAVR, encoded by the coding sequence ATGAGCGCGCCCACCCGCAGACCGATCAGCCATGACCTTCGCATGGTTGCGGGCCGCGTCTGGGCGATCGCCGCCCTGCCGTTCGTCTCGATCCTCCTCGCGCTCGTCGTGGGCGCGGTCATCATCCTCGTCTCCGAGATCATCGTCCCGAAACAGACCTTCGACCTCGCGAAGCCGCTCGTCGCCTACCAGGCCCTGGCCGTCGGCGCGTTCGGCAGCTTCGACGCCGTCGTCGACACGCTCGTTCAGGCCGCGCCGCTCATTCTCGGCGGGCTGTCCGTCGCGATCGGGTTCAAGGCCGGGCTCTTCAACATCGGGGCGCAGGGCCAGTTCCTCATGGGCGCCCTCGGCACGGTCGCGGCAGGAGTCGCGGTGGCGGACGCGCCGCCGATCGTGGCGATCCCGATCGCCGTCCTCGCCGGGATCCTTGCCGGCGCACTCACCGGGTTCATCCCCGGAATCCTCAAGGCGCTCTCCGGCGCCCACGAGGTCGTCACGACGATCATGCTCAACTACATCGCCGCGGACGTCCTCGCGGCCCTCGTCAGCGGGCCGCTCAAGGTCCCGAACTCCCCGTCGCCGGTGACGTACGACGTCGGGAACGCGGCGTTCCCGATCATCCTCGGCCGCGACGGGCACCTCGGAATCGTCCTCGCGATCCTCGCCATCTTCCTCATCTGGTGGCTCCTCTACCGGACGACCCGCGGCTTCGAGATCCGGGCTGTCGGCGCGAACCCGGACGCCGCCCGGTACGCGGGGATGCGGCCGCGGATCATCGTCGTGGCGACGATGACGATGTGCGGCGCTCTCGCCGGGCTGGCCGGCGGGAGTGTCATCCTCGGCGTCACCCACCAGATGACGTCGAGCTTCGGCACGACGGTCGGTTTCGACTCGATCGCGGTGGCCCTGCTCGCCCGCTCGGATCCGTTCGGGATCTTCTTCGCCGCCCTCCTCTTCGGGGCGATGCGTTCCGGCGCCGGACTCATGCAGATCGAGGCCGGCATCCCCGTCGAGCTCGTCGACGTCCTCCAGGCGACGATTCTCCTGTTCCTCGTCGCGAGCCCGGTCCTGCGCCGGCTCTTCCGACTCCGCGGGGTCCGATCCGGACTCGGCAGCTCGGACACGATCGCCCGGACCTACGGCGGCGAGGCGGTCCGCTGA
- a CDS encoding BMP family ABC transporter substrate-binding protein, protein MRTRSMGLTLFTGLALVVSACSSAATPTPSAPASAAPTAAASAPASASAPASSAPSASTAASKWKVGVVTDIGTLDDKNFNQFSFEGAEKGAADIGAESPPAIVPKDASQYAGDIQKFIDQQYNIIVTVGFNLAGPTTKAAKANPNIWFVGVDQSPICVDPSGNLDSTFACKGNAAQLLPNYISLQFQEDQAGYLAGIVAASVSKTGVIGAIGGTTLCAPCVRYIQGYTLGAQSVNANIQVKTAYVTHDFSNAAFNDPVTGKSFANQFLKQNGNKIDVLFQVAGKTGNGVLDAACQAGIYGIGVDVDQWLSYPNADKCIITSAEKHLSTAVETAIKAIAGGTAKAGDNVFNAANNGIGVSPFHDKASLIPASVTDKITAALAAMAAGTLTTCPTNCGAPPK, encoded by the coding sequence ATGCGCACCCGTTCCATGGGCCTCACCCTGTTCACGGGGCTGGCCCTCGTGGTCTCGGCCTGCAGTTCGGCCGCGACACCGACGCCGAGCGCGCCGGCGTCGGCAGCACCCACAGCCGCAGCGTCGGCCCCCGCATCGGCGTCGGCTCCCGCATCCAGCGCCCCGTCAGCGTCCACTGCAGCAAGCAAGTGGAAGGTCGGCGTGGTCACGGACATCGGGACCCTCGACGACAAGAACTTCAACCAGTTCTCGTTCGAGGGCGCCGAGAAGGGTGCCGCGGACATCGGTGCCGAGTCGCCGCCGGCGATCGTCCCGAAAGACGCCTCGCAGTACGCCGGCGACATCCAGAAATTCATCGACCAGCAGTACAACATCATCGTCACGGTCGGGTTCAACCTCGCCGGGCCGACGACCAAGGCCGCCAAGGCGAACCCGAACATCTGGTTCGTCGGCGTCGACCAGTCGCCGATCTGCGTCGACCCGTCCGGGAACCTCGACTCGACGTTCGCCTGCAAGGGCAACGCCGCGCAGCTCCTGCCGAACTACATCTCGCTGCAGTTCCAGGAGGACCAGGCGGGCTACCTCGCCGGGATCGTCGCCGCCTCGGTGAGCAAGACCGGGGTCATCGGCGCGATCGGCGGCACGACGCTCTGCGCGCCGTGCGTCCGGTACATCCAGGGCTACACGCTCGGGGCCCAGTCGGTCAACGCGAACATCCAGGTCAAGACCGCCTACGTCACCCACGATTTCTCGAACGCCGCGTTCAACGACCCGGTGACCGGCAAGTCGTTCGCCAACCAGTTCCTCAAGCAGAACGGCAACAAGATCGACGTCCTCTTCCAGGTCGCCGGCAAGACCGGCAACGGCGTCCTCGACGCCGCCTGCCAGGCCGGCATCTACGGGATCGGCGTCGACGTCGACCAGTGGCTGTCGTATCCGAACGCCGACAAGTGCATCATCACGAGCGCCGAGAAGCACCTCTCGACCGCCGTCGAGACCGCCATCAAGGCGATCGCCGGCGGGACCGCGAAGGCCGGCGACAACGTGTTCAACGCCGCGAACAACGGCATCGGTGTGTCGCCCTTCCACGACAAGGCGAGCCTCATCCCGGCCAGCGTCACCGACAAGATCACGGCCGCCCTGGCCGCGATGGCCGCCGGCACCCTGACCACCTGCCCGACGAACTGCGGCGCTCCGCCGAAGTGA
- a CDS encoding ABC transporter permease — MDGLITALYAIPALGLVFQLGGYFVAQLPPLAPIILGSAAPLAFGALCGVMCERSGVVNIGIEGIMLASAFTGWIVGVAIAPVIGGSPSDFFGVTAPLLIALAAAILVAVLISLVHAWLSITVRADQIISGTIINIAAFGVTGYLNTLISQSSPTSAGSFVPFIPPASVANIPVIGWILEMFLNQGPIAMSLLVFVIVVQVMLYRSRWGLRTRAVGEHPKAAETVGIDVVRVRYRNVLIGGVFAGLGGAYLSMEATNSFQAGMTAGRGFIALAAMIVGRWTPLGALGAALLFSTFESVGQSITISPPSGQLGDLMSALPPQLYDALPYIITIIVLAGLIGRSIPPAADGQPYEREAAS, encoded by the coding sequence ATGGACGGCCTCATCACCGCGCTCTACGCCATCCCGGCCCTCGGCCTCGTCTTCCAGCTCGGCGGCTACTTCGTCGCCCAGCTCCCGCCCCTTGCGCCGATCATCCTCGGTTCGGCGGCCCCGCTCGCCTTCGGCGCCCTCTGCGGCGTCATGTGCGAGCGGTCCGGCGTCGTCAACATCGGCATCGAGGGGATCATGCTCGCGAGCGCGTTCACCGGCTGGATCGTCGGGGTCGCCATCGCACCCGTCATCGGCGGCTCCCCGAGCGACTTCTTCGGCGTGACCGCACCGCTGCTCATCGCCCTCGCCGCCGCGATCCTCGTCGCCGTCCTCATCTCGCTCGTCCACGCCTGGCTCTCGATCACCGTCCGGGCGGACCAGATCATCAGCGGCACGATCATCAACATCGCGGCGTTCGGCGTGACCGGGTACCTCAACACGCTCATCTCCCAGAGCTCGCCGACGAGCGCCGGGAGCTTCGTCCCGTTCATCCCGCCGGCGAGCGTCGCGAACATCCCGGTGATCGGCTGGATCCTCGAGATGTTCCTCAACCAGGGCCCGATCGCGATGTCCCTGCTCGTCTTCGTCATCGTCGTCCAGGTCATGCTCTACCGGTCGCGCTGGGGACTCCGGACGCGGGCCGTCGGGGAACACCCGAAGGCAGCCGAAACGGTCGGCATCGACGTCGTCCGGGTCCGCTATCGGAACGTGCTCATCGGCGGCGTCTTCGCCGGCCTCGGCGGGGCGTACCTCAGCATGGAGGCGACGAATTCGTTCCAGGCCGGGATGACCGCAGGCCGCGGCTTCATCGCCCTCGCCGCGATGATCGTGGGACGCTGGACCCCGCTCGGCGCCCTCGGCGCGGCGCTCCTCTTCTCGACCTTCGAATCGGTCGGGCAGTCGATCACGATCTCGCCGCCGAGCGGCCAGCTCGGCGACCTCATGTCCGCCCTCCCGCCGCAGCTGTACGACGCGCTGCCGTACATCATCACGATCATCGTCCTCGCCGGACTCATCGGGCGGAGCATCCCGCCGGCAGCGGACGGCCAGCCGTACGAGCGCGAGGCGGCGTCCTGA
- a CDS encoding CoA-binding protein, with translation MLDLEEGRGPVPVLDERAIAELLRSTRRIAVVGASADPSRPSHGVLRYLIESGFDCVPVNPNAGQILGRTAFASVRDAAAATGGFDIIDVFRRSELCVPHAEEAVAIGARCLWLQLGVVDWDAARIAAEGGLAVVMNRCTAIEHRRIRGA, from the coding sequence ATGCTCGACCTCGAGGAAGGACGGGGGCCGGTGCCGGTCCTCGACGAGCGGGCGATCGCCGAGCTCCTCCGCTCGACCCGGCGGATCGCCGTCGTCGGCGCGTCCGCCGATCCGAGCCGCCCCTCGCACGGCGTCCTCCGCTATCTCATCGAGTCCGGGTTCGACTGCGTCCCGGTCAATCCGAACGCGGGGCAGATCCTCGGCCGCACCGCGTTCGCGTCGGTCCGCGATGCGGCGGCCGCGACCGGCGGGTTCGACATCATCGACGTCTTCCGACGCTCGGAGCTGTGCGTGCCGCACGCCGAGGAGGCGGTCGCCATCGGCGCCCGCTGCCTGTGGCTCCAGCTCGGTGTCGTCGACTGGGATGCGGCGCGGATCGCTGCCGAGGGTGGGCTCGCGGTCGTCATGAACCGCTGCACGGCGATCGAGCATCGCCGCATCCGGGGAGCGTGA
- a CDS encoding ABC transporter ATP-binding protein, whose amino-acid sequence MTAPDPAILAPALEMRGITKRYPGVVANDGISLELRPGEIHALLGENGAGKTTLMNILYGLARPDEGEILLDGVPVRIADPTDAIARGINMVHQHFMLVPVLTVTENIMLGQESMANPIFLDRADARRRIVELGRRFGFDIDPDARVGSLSVGGQQRVEILKALYRNARILVLDEPTAVLTPQETEEIFAVLRRLSAEGHSIVFISHKLYEVLEIADRITVIRRGRVVGERRPADTDEDELAELMVGREVQLTVERGISRPAEVVLRVAGLHVRDERGQAAVRGIDLEVRAGEILGIAGVAGNGQDELVEALIGLRRASAGTVTLGGTDMTGRSPRRMNEAGVAYVPADRHRFGLVTSFSIADNLVLTSYHRPPFAHGLRRDDAAIHAAAVASIRDFDIRTPSADVTAGTLSGGNQQKVVVARELGRDLRLLVLDQPTRGLDVGSIEFIHRQAIAKRDAGTAILLVSAELDEILELSDRIGVMYRGRIVATLDGRTADKNEVGLLMATGGADRVTGGAAGDTMGTVA is encoded by the coding sequence ATGACAGCACCGGATCCCGCGATCCTCGCCCCCGCCCTCGAGATGCGGGGCATCACCAAGCGCTATCCGGGCGTCGTCGCGAACGACGGCATCTCGCTCGAGCTGCGGCCCGGCGAGATCCATGCCCTCCTCGGTGAGAACGGGGCGGGCAAGACGACGCTCATGAACATCCTCTACGGGCTCGCCCGTCCGGATGAGGGCGAGATCCTCCTCGACGGCGTCCCGGTCCGCATCGCCGATCCCACGGACGCGATCGCCCGCGGCATCAACATGGTCCACCAGCACTTCATGCTCGTGCCGGTCCTCACGGTCACCGAGAACATCATGCTCGGCCAGGAATCGATGGCCAACCCCATCTTTCTCGACCGGGCGGACGCCCGACGGCGGATCGTGGAGCTCGGCCGACGGTTCGGCTTCGACATCGACCCGGACGCCCGCGTCGGCTCGCTCTCCGTCGGCGGGCAGCAGCGGGTCGAGATCCTCAAGGCGCTCTACCGCAACGCCCGGATCCTCGTCCTTGACGAGCCGACGGCCGTCCTCACCCCCCAGGAGACGGAGGAGATCTTCGCCGTCCTGCGGCGCCTCTCCGCCGAGGGCCACAGCATCGTCTTCATCTCGCACAAGCTGTACGAGGTGCTCGAGATCGCCGACCGGATCACCGTCATCCGACGTGGGCGGGTGGTCGGCGAACGGCGGCCGGCGGACACGGACGAGGACGAGCTCGCCGAGCTCATGGTCGGCCGCGAGGTGCAGCTCACCGTGGAGCGTGGGATCTCACGCCCCGCGGAGGTCGTCCTCCGCGTCGCCGGCCTCCATGTCCGCGACGAGCGCGGACAGGCAGCCGTCCGGGGCATCGATCTGGAGGTCCGGGCTGGCGAGATCCTCGGCATCGCCGGGGTCGCCGGGAACGGCCAGGATGAGCTCGTCGAGGCGCTCATCGGACTCCGTCGCGCGAGTGCCGGCACGGTCACGCTCGGCGGCACGGACATGACGGGACGGTCGCCCCGAAGGATGAACGAGGCGGGCGTCGCCTACGTCCCGGCCGACCGCCACCGGTTCGGGCTCGTCACCTCGTTCTCGATCGCCGACAACCTCGTCCTCACGTCGTACCATCGGCCACCCTTCGCCCACGGCCTCAGGCGGGACGACGCGGCGATCCACGCCGCGGCCGTCGCGAGCATCCGCGACTTCGACATCCGGACGCCGTCGGCGGACGTCACCGCCGGCACGCTCTCCGGCGGGAACCAGCAGAAGGTCGTCGTCGCCCGCGAGCTCGGTCGCGACCTCCGGCTCCTCGTCCTCGACCAGCCGACTCGCGGGCTCGACGTCGGGAGCATCGAGTTCATCCATCGCCAGGCCATCGCGAAACGGGACGCCGGCACCGCCATCCTCCTCGTCTCCGCCGAGCTCGACGAGATCCTCGAGCTGTCCGACCGGATCGGGGTCATGTATCGCGGCCGGATCGTCGCGACCCTGGACGGCCGAACGGCCGACAAGAACGAGGTGGGACTGCTCATGGCGACGGGGGGTGCTGATCGGGTGACGGGCGGAGCGGCCGGCGACACCATGGGGACGGTCGCATGA